One segment of Streptomyces sp. XD-27 DNA contains the following:
- a CDS encoding helix-turn-helix transcriptional regulator, whose product MVDERLPQPDTGDIELVKVLHALGDPVRLQLLAVYADGAEHSCDTCELGLERLHKSTVSHHMRVMREAGITSTRVAGRNRYVRLRRADLDARFPGLLDALLTPLGGAAS is encoded by the coding sequence GTGGTGGATGAGCGGTTGCCGCAGCCGGACACCGGCGACATCGAGCTGGTCAAGGTGCTGCACGCCCTCGGCGACCCCGTACGCCTCCAGCTCCTCGCCGTCTACGCCGACGGCGCGGAACACAGCTGCGACACCTGCGAACTCGGCCTCGAACGGCTCCACAAGTCGACCGTCTCGCACCACATGCGTGTCATGCGCGAGGCCGGGATCACCTCGACGCGGGTCGCCGGCCGCAACCGCTACGTGCGGCTGCGCCGCGCCGACCTCGACGCCCGGTTCCCCGGCCTCCTCGACGCCCTGCTGACGCCCCTCGGCGGCGCCGCCTCCTAG
- a CDS encoding DUF3696 domain-containing protein: MITALGIRNFKCFSDAKFDLRPLTVLTGLNGSGKSTVVQALLLARQAAHSPSSRMIQLNGPYGLALGEAQELLHPAARQPEFGVRLRTDGTDADWSYRFGIPSERSLHLTVEASPSQPPPALDQPGSGFTYLCAERLGPRDLLSVSAEPPDELGVGVRGEHTAQVLALRQERLTTRRLTVREPLRHPDSEVPLLRSQSEAWASHIIRPIQITAQWAPGIAASTIRFREAGPYGEVIRPANTGFGVSYALPVIVAGLMTEPGDILIVENPEAHLHPAGQSRLGRFLAQVAGSGAQVIVETHSDHVLNGARLGVAEKGPLSSQEAIVHYFGQEETVPIELTARGELTTWPSGFFDQIEDDLGRLARARRRR; the protein is encoded by the coding sequence GTGATCACCGCACTGGGCATCCGCAACTTCAAGTGCTTCTCGGACGCCAAGTTCGATCTGCGCCCGCTGACCGTGCTGACCGGGCTCAACGGGTCGGGCAAGAGCACCGTTGTCCAAGCTCTGCTGCTCGCCCGTCAAGCGGCCCATTCGCCCAGCAGCAGAATGATTCAGCTCAACGGTCCGTACGGGCTGGCTCTGGGCGAGGCGCAGGAACTGCTGCACCCAGCAGCACGGCAGCCCGAGTTCGGCGTACGGCTGCGAACTGACGGAACGGACGCCGACTGGAGCTACCGCTTCGGCATCCCCAGCGAGCGCTCCCTGCACCTCACGGTCGAAGCGTCACCCAGCCAGCCCCCGCCCGCCTTGGACCAGCCGGGAAGTGGCTTCACCTATCTCTGCGCGGAACGCCTCGGCCCCCGCGACCTGCTGTCCGTGTCTGCCGAGCCACCCGACGAGCTCGGGGTCGGCGTACGGGGGGAGCACACGGCACAGGTACTGGCGCTGCGCCAGGAAAGGCTGACCACGCGACGGCTGACGGTACGCGAGCCGCTGCGGCATCCGGACTCCGAAGTGCCGCTTCTGCGCAGCCAGTCCGAAGCATGGGCCTCGCACATCATCCGCCCCATCCAGATCACGGCACAGTGGGCACCAGGGATCGCCGCGAGCACCATCCGTTTCAGGGAGGCGGGTCCGTACGGCGAGGTGATCCGCCCGGCCAACACCGGCTTCGGCGTCTCCTACGCCCTGCCCGTCATCGTCGCGGGGCTGATGACCGAACCCGGCGACATCCTGATCGTGGAGAACCCCGAGGCACATCTCCATCCCGCCGGGCAGTCCCGTCTGGGCCGCTTTCTGGCGCAGGTCGCTGGCAGCGGGGCCCAGGTGATCGTGGAAACCCACAGCGACCACGTTCTCAACGGCGCCCGACTCGGCGTCGCCGAAAAGGGGCCGCTGTCATCGCAAGAGGCGATCGTGCACTACTTCGGCCAGGAGGAGACCGTCCCCATCGAGCTGACCGCGCGCGGCGAACTGACCACCTGGCCAAGCGGCTTCTTCGACCAGATCGAGGACGACCTTGGGAGGCTGGCACGTGCCCGACGTCGAAGGTGA
- a CDS encoding DUF262 domain-containing protein produces MTTAHAQEEPEVIEDVFDGLATGVEVERDGGADVAIVKPWDPALIRVSTNQFSLRNILDMIDEGSLELAPDFQRGQVWKIEQKSRLVESVLLQIPLPAFYFAEDRDGAFRVVDGLQRLSTLHAFVRGNGQAFRLKGLEYLGENDKSFTDLPVQWQRRIYNTQLVVNVIDPTTPSDVMYDIFKRINTGGTPLNAQEIRHCMSRARSRDILKTMTSMDEFNTATNGMGGHIRMNDREMALRFAAFWLLGMDAYMERPAMDLFLERATELLDNPKALPDARVIDLYEAFRAAMSNAHLVFEEYTFRKWPEGVMWRNPINRALFETWSIALAPYDPTDLEHRRTAIVSAARDRMTNDIPYLDAITSSTSDRRRVEYRFWAAAEDAKAGA; encoded by the coding sequence ATGACGACGGCGCATGCGCAGGAAGAACCTGAGGTGATCGAAGACGTCTTCGATGGCCTGGCAACAGGGGTCGAGGTCGAGAGGGACGGCGGGGCTGACGTGGCGATCGTCAAGCCATGGGATCCCGCGCTGATCCGGGTGTCCACCAACCAGTTCTCGCTCCGCAACATCCTGGACATGATCGACGAGGGCTCGCTGGAACTGGCCCCCGACTTCCAGCGCGGCCAGGTATGGAAGATCGAGCAGAAGTCACGTCTCGTCGAGTCGGTGCTGCTACAGATCCCGCTACCCGCGTTTTATTTCGCCGAGGACCGTGACGGCGCGTTCCGGGTCGTCGACGGACTGCAACGACTGTCAACCCTGCACGCTTTTGTGCGGGGAAACGGGCAGGCCTTCCGGCTCAAGGGGCTTGAGTATCTCGGCGAGAACGACAAGAGCTTCACGGATCTCCCCGTGCAATGGCAGCGCCGCATCTACAACACCCAGCTCGTGGTGAACGTCATCGATCCGACGACACCGTCGGACGTCATGTACGACATTTTCAAGCGCATCAACACCGGCGGCACCCCGCTCAATGCGCAGGAGATCCGGCACTGCATGAGCCGGGCACGGAGCCGCGACATCCTCAAGACCATGACGTCCATGGATGAGTTCAACACGGCGACGAACGGCATGGGCGGCCATATCCGTATGAACGACCGTGAGATGGCACTCCGCTTCGCCGCCTTCTGGCTGCTCGGGATGGATGCGTACATGGAACGGCCTGCGATGGATCTGTTCCTGGAGCGTGCGACGGAGTTGCTGGACAACCCGAAGGCGTTGCCCGATGCGCGCGTGATCGATCTGTATGAGGCATTCCGTGCGGCCATGTCCAACGCCCATTTGGTGTTTGAGGAATACACCTTCCGCAAATGGCCGGAAGGCGTGATGTGGCGCAACCCCATCAACCGGGCGCTCTTCGAGACCTGGTCGATCGCGCTCGCCCCATACGATCCGACGGACCTGGAACACCGACGGACGGCCATCGTGTCGGCTGCCCGGGACAGGATGACCAACGACATCCCCTATCTCGACGCCATCACCTCGTCCACCAGCGACCGACGCCGTGTCGAGTACCGTTTCTGGGCAGCGGCCGAGGACGCGAAGGCAGGCGCGTGA
- a CDS encoding DNA repair helicase XPB, translated as MNGPLIVQSDKTLLLEVDHEQADACRRAIAPFAELERAPEHIHTYRVTPLGLWNARAAGHDAEQVVDALVSHSRYPVPHALLVDIAETMDRYGRLRLLKHPTHGLVLETTDRPVLEEILRSKRIQPLVGARIDPDTVVVHPSERGQIKQVLLKLGWPAEDLAGYVDGEAHPIELREDGWALRPYQKHAVEGFWHGGSGVVVLPCGAGKTLVGAGAMATAKSTTLILVTNTVSARQWKHELVRRTSLTEDEIGEYSGTRKEIRPVTIATYQVLTTKRKGVYPHLELFDSRDWGLIVYDEVHLLPAPVFKFTADLQARRRLGLTATLVREDGRESDVFSLIGPKRFDAPWKEIEAQGYIAPADCVEVRVNLTGSERLAYATAETEEKYRFCATTASKREVTEALVAKHRGQQTLVIGQYIDQLDELGEHLDAPVIKGETTNAQREKLFDAFRQGEISVLVVSKVANFSIDLPEATVAIQVSGTFGSRQEEAQRLGRVLRPKADGHPAIFYSVVARDTIDQDFAAHRQRFLAEQGYAYRIVDASALLAADEDV; from the coding sequence GTGAATGGCCCCCTCATCGTCCAGAGCGACAAGACGCTGCTCCTGGAAGTCGACCACGAGCAGGCCGACGCATGCCGCCGCGCCATCGCGCCGTTCGCGGAGCTGGAGCGGGCGCCCGAGCACATCCACACCTACCGGGTGACCCCTCTGGGGCTGTGGAACGCGCGGGCCGCCGGGCATGACGCCGAGCAGGTCGTGGACGCGCTGGTCTCCCACTCCCGGTATCCCGTGCCGCACGCGCTGCTCGTCGACATCGCCGAGACGATGGACCGGTACGGGCGGCTGCGGCTGCTCAAGCACCCCACCCACGGGCTGGTGCTGGAGACCACCGACCGGCCTGTGCTGGAGGAGATCCTGCGGTCCAAGCGGATACAGCCGCTGGTCGGGGCCCGGATCGATCCGGACACCGTCGTCGTCCACCCGTCCGAGCGCGGGCAGATCAAGCAGGTGCTGCTGAAGCTGGGCTGGCCCGCGGAGGACCTGGCCGGTTACGTGGACGGGGAGGCGCACCCCATCGAGCTGCGCGAGGACGGCTGGGCGCTGCGCCCGTACCAGAAGCACGCCGTCGAGGGTTTCTGGCACGGCGGCTCCGGTGTCGTCGTGCTGCCCTGTGGCGCGGGCAAGACGCTGGTCGGCGCGGGCGCGATGGCGACCGCCAAGTCGACCACGCTGATCCTGGTCACCAACACCGTCTCCGCCCGGCAGTGGAAGCACGAGCTGGTCAGGCGGACCTCGCTGACCGAGGACGAGATCGGTGAGTACAGCGGTACGCGCAAGGAGATCCGCCCGGTCACCATCGCCACGTACCAGGTGCTCACGACGAAGCGGAAGGGCGTCTACCCGCACCTGGAGCTGTTCGACTCCCGCGACTGGGGCCTGATCGTCTACGACGAGGTGCACCTGCTGCCCGCGCCGGTCTTCAAGTTCACCGCCGACCTCCAGGCGCGGCGCCGCCTGGGCCTGACCGCGACCCTGGTCCGGGAGGACGGGCGCGAGTCGGACGTGTTCTCGCTGATCGGGCCGAAGCGGTTCGACGCGCCGTGGAAGGAGATCGAGGCGCAGGGCTATATCGCGCCCGCCGACTGCGTGGAGGTCCGCGTCAACCTGACCGGCTCCGAGCGGCTGGCGTACGCGACGGCGGAGACGGAGGAGAAGTACCGCTTCTGCGCCACGACGGCCTCCAAGCGCGAGGTCACCGAGGCGCTGGTGGCCAAGCACCGGGGGCAGCAGACGCTGGTCATCGGTCAGTACATCGACCAGCTGGACGAGCTGGGTGAGCATCTGGACGCTCCTGTCATCAAGGGCGAGACGACGAACGCGCAGCGCGAGAAGCTGTTCGACGCGTTCCGGCAGGGCGAGATCTCGGTCCTGGTGGTGTCGAAGGTCGCCAACTTCTCCATCGACCTGCCCGAGGCCACCGTGGCCATCCAGGTCTCGGGGACGTTCGGCTCCCGCCAGGAGGAGGCACAGCGGCTGGGCCGCGTGCTGCGCCCGAAGGCGGACGGACACCCGGCGATCTTCTATTCGGTGGTCGCGCGGGACACGATCGACCAGGACTTCGCGGCGCATCGGCAGCGGTTCCTGGCCGAGCAGGGGTACGCGTACCGGATCGTGGACGCGAGCGCGCTGCTCGCGGCGGATGAGGACGTCTGA
- a CDS encoding helicase-associated domain-containing protein, with translation MTTSRTSGTPRTPGNGNGRGGGRSPERAGGSAPRTLAEELRTRPDGALAALLRARPDLLSPVPNDLTQLATRAGTRASVIRAVERLDRFTLQAAEALAVSPDPCPYATLLALMTGDADDVRNADDVGEAATAPLPAATVSAIAAELPRAVAILRAQALVWGGDDRLRLIRTARELLAPSAGSPSPTGLGPTLAEATAGMSPGRLQETLAAAGLPATHDPVTAVAALTSLFENRTRMAALLAEAPPGALAVLARLTWGPPYGEVSVSSPTPPVEWLMARGLLLPSGPRHVVLPREAALHLRAGRAHRAPEPLPPSITPSTEHRPQAVDAAAAGQAHTALATVEELLKRWESGGPLVLRAGGLSVRDLKRTATALDVTEPEAAFWTELAYAAGLLASDGDADERFAPTPEYDDWLRLPVQERWTALATAWLAATRTAGLVGHRDAKGRTLSALGPDLDRSPAPEVRRRALELLAALPPGAAATPDALLARLRWERPLRGPVGARTATGSRTDRTGPSAAGPTTTAATATATATATATATAAATATATVERAGSPEPEDLRSRLARWALTEAELLGVTGRGALSSHGRALLGPLRDAPYAYPHEPAPATTGRGARPSLARRADARADAGSEAQAITAAAEAAVHAMAAATGMSPAEAATAAAHAARLLAPLLPEPLDHVLLQADLTAVAPGPLQRPLAEALGVLAEVESKGGATVYRFTPGSVRRALDAGRSAADLHAFLAEHSRTPVPQPLSYLIDDVARRHGHLRIGAASAYLRCDDDALLAEILADRRSAPLRLRRLAPTVLAAQAAPDALLEMLRAMGYAPAAESAEGDVLIARADAHRTPPRTAPIPVPDGPPVPDDTLLGAAVRAIRAGDLAATAPHKPVPTPSPATAPARTGPAPTSGDLPRTSAADTLATMQAAALTGTAVWIGYVNADGAASQRVIAPIRVEGGFVTAYDHTADEVRTYPLHRVTGAAELADEAT, from the coding sequence ATGACCACCTCGCGGACCTCGGGAACGCCACGGACGCCGGGGAACGGAAACGGCCGGGGCGGCGGCCGAAGCCCCGAGCGCGCCGGCGGCAGCGCGCCGCGCACGCTCGCCGAGGAACTGCGCACCCGCCCGGACGGCGCCCTGGCGGCCCTCCTGCGCGCCCGGCCCGACCTGCTCTCGCCCGTCCCGAACGATCTGACGCAGCTGGCCACCCGGGCCGGTACCCGCGCCTCCGTCATCCGGGCCGTCGAACGCCTCGACCGTTTCACTCTGCAGGCGGCAGAGGCGCTGGCGGTCTCCCCCGATCCGTGTCCGTACGCGACGCTCCTCGCGCTGATGACGGGGGACGCGGACGACGTGAGGAACGCGGACGACGTGGGGGAGGCGGCGACCGCCCCGCTGCCCGCCGCCACCGTCTCCGCGATCGCCGCCGAGTTGCCGCGCGCGGTCGCGATCCTGCGCGCCCAGGCCCTGGTCTGGGGCGGTGACGACCGGCTGCGGCTGATCCGTACGGCACGCGAACTGCTCGCCCCGAGCGCCGGATCGCCGTCCCCGACCGGCCTCGGTCCGACCCTGGCCGAAGCGACGGCGGGCATGTCGCCCGGGCGGCTCCAGGAGACACTGGCCGCCGCCGGGCTCCCGGCGACCCATGATCCGGTGACCGCGGTCGCGGCGCTCACCTCGCTCTTCGAGAACCGGACGCGGATGGCGGCGTTGCTCGCCGAGGCGCCCCCTGGGGCGTTGGCCGTGCTGGCCCGCCTGACCTGGGGGCCGCCGTACGGGGAGGTGTCCGTCAGCTCCCCCACCCCGCCCGTGGAGTGGCTCATGGCGCGCGGCCTGCTGCTGCCGTCCGGCCCCCGCCATGTGGTGCTGCCGCGCGAGGCGGCGCTGCATCTGCGCGCCGGGCGCGCGCACCGTGCGCCGGAGCCGCTCCCGCCGTCGATCACGCCGTCGACCGAACACCGTCCACAGGCTGTGGACGCGGCGGCGGCCGGTCAGGCGCACACGGCGCTGGCCACGGTCGAGGAACTGCTGAAGCGCTGGGAGAGCGGCGGGCCGCTGGTACTGCGCGCGGGCGGGCTGAGCGTCCGCGACCTGAAGCGGACCGCCACCGCCCTGGACGTGACGGAGCCGGAGGCCGCGTTCTGGACCGAACTGGCCTACGCGGCCGGGCTGCTGGCGTCCGACGGCGACGCGGACGAGCGCTTCGCGCCCACCCCCGAGTACGACGACTGGCTGCGCCTGCCCGTCCAGGAGCGCTGGACGGCGCTGGCCACGGCCTGGCTGGCGGCGACCCGCACGGCGGGGCTGGTCGGCCACCGCGACGCGAAGGGCCGCACGCTGTCCGCGCTCGGCCCCGACCTCGATCGTTCCCCGGCCCCCGAGGTCCGGCGCCGCGCCCTGGAGCTCCTGGCCGCCCTGCCGCCGGGCGCCGCAGCCACCCCGGACGCGCTGCTGGCCCGGCTGCGCTGGGAACGGCCGCTGCGCGGGCCGGTCGGCGCGCGTACGGCGACGGGCAGCCGTACCGACCGCACCGGACCCAGCGCCGCGGGACCCACCACGACCGCCGCCACCGCCACCGCCACCGCCACCGCCACGGCCACCGCCACCGCCGCCGCCACGGCCACGGCCACCGTCGAGCGGGCCGGATCCCCCGAGCCCGAGGATCTGCGCTCCCGCCTCGCCCGCTGGGCGCTGACCGAGGCGGAACTGCTGGGCGTCACGGGCCGGGGAGCCCTGTCGTCCCACGGTCGCGCCCTGCTGGGCCCGCTGCGGGACGCCCCGTACGCGTACCCGCACGAACCGGCCCCCGCCACCACCGGCCGAGGCGCGCGCCCCAGCCTCGCGCGGCGCGCCGATGCCCGAGCCGACGCGGGCTCCGAGGCCCAAGCCATAACGGCGGCCGCCGAGGCAGCCGTCCACGCGATGGCGGCGGCGACCGGCATGTCCCCCGCCGAGGCCGCCACGGCGGCGGCGCACGCCGCGCGGCTGCTGGCGCCGCTCCTCCCCGAGCCGCTCGATCACGTCCTCCTCCAGGCCGACCTGACCGCCGTCGCCCCCGGCCCGCTCCAGCGGCCGCTGGCCGAAGCCCTCGGCGTGCTGGCCGAGGTCGAGTCCAAGGGCGGCGCGACGGTCTACCGCTTCACGCCCGGCTCCGTACGCCGCGCGCTCGACGCCGGCCGGTCGGCCGCCGACCTGCACGCCTTCCTCGCCGAGCACTCCCGTACGCCGGTCCCGCAGCCCCTCAGCTACCTCATCGACGACGTGGCCAGGCGCCACGGCCACCTGCGGATCGGCGCCGCCTCCGCCTACCTCCGCTGCGACGACGACGCGCTGCTGGCCGAGATCCTCGCCGACCGCCGCTCCGCACCCCTGCGGCTGCGCCGCCTCGCGCCGACCGTCCTGGCCGCCCAAGCGGCCCCCGACGCCCTGCTGGAGATGCTGCGGGCGATGGGATACGCGCCCGCGGCCGAGTCCGCCGAGGGCGACGTGCTGATCGCGCGCGCCGACGCCCACCGCACCCCGCCGCGTACGGCACCCATCCCCGTCCCCGACGGGCCGCCGGTGCCCGACGACACGCTCCTGGGAGCGGCGGTGCGCGCCATCCGCGCCGGCGACCTGGCCGCGACGGCCCCGCACAAACCGGTCCCCACCCCGTCGCCCGCCACCGCCCCGGCCCGCACCGGGCCCGCCCCGACCTCCGGCGACCTGCCGCGCACCAGCGCCGCCGACACCCTCGCCACCATGCAGGCCGCGGCCCTCACCGGCACCGCCGTATGGATCGGCTACGTCAACGCGGACGGCGCGGCCAGCCAGCGCGTGATCGCCCCGATCCGGGTCGAGGGCGGCTTCGTGACGGCGTACGACCACACGGCCGACGAGGTCCGCACCTACCCACTGCACCGCGTCACCGGCGCCGCCGAACTCGCCGACGAGGCGACCTGA
- a CDS encoding ATP-binding domain-containing protein, which translates to MPSHAPDQQDQHDQSDQRAASDALARERAHLAASRAALRAMRADVEALDITDVTANWVNAEVLQRQIDERIKALADLAHTPLFFGRLDYLHAPGADQAEGAEGEQFYIGRRHVHDAGGDPMVIDWRAPVSQPFYQASKKQPMDIALRRRFGYTGGELTAYEDEHLTDPGEGERTSRLLQSEIERPRVGPMRDIVATIQPEQDEIVRAGVGGTVCVQGAPGTGKTAVGLHRIAYLLYAHRERLARTGTLVIGPNRSFLQYIEQVLPALGELQVKQATVDDLVAREGVTVRGADDAEAARIKGDARMAEVLRRAVRSHVAMPVEPVVVVRGSRRWRVPAYELEEMVGELLARDIRYGAAREALPQRIAHAVLSRMEQAGEAPDDRVQDAVARNAAVKAAVKEIWPQVDPAKLVLRLLSDADFLAEHAEGLLSADEQKAIVWAKPARSVKSAKWSAADAVLIDEAADLVQRTPSLGHVVLDEAQDLSPMQYRAVGRRCTTGSATILGDLAQGTTPWATDSWEQALSHLGKPEGLVEELTQGFRVPREVIAYASRLLPAIAPGLREATSIREAAGDFSVRAVAVAALDAEVVAACRRALAHEGSIGLIAADARIPALAEALAEAGLPYLAPGEETTADSRLTLVPATLAKGLEYDYVVLDEPAAVVDGEPDERTGLRRLYVALTRAVSGLAVVHAAPLPERLA; encoded by the coding sequence GTGCCCTCGCACGCCCCTGACCAGCAAGATCAGCACGATCAGTCCGACCAGCGCGCGGCGTCCGACGCCCTGGCGCGCGAGCGCGCCCACCTCGCCGCCTCCCGCGCCGCGCTGCGCGCCATGCGCGCGGACGTCGAGGCACTCGACATCACCGATGTCACCGCGAACTGGGTCAACGCGGAGGTCCTCCAGCGCCAGATCGACGAGCGGATCAAGGCGCTCGCCGATCTCGCGCACACCCCGTTGTTCTTCGGGCGCCTGGACTATCTGCACGCCCCGGGCGCGGATCAGGCGGAGGGGGCGGAGGGGGAGCAGTTCTATATCGGGCGGCGGCACGTGCACGACGCCGGCGGCGACCCGATGGTGATCGACTGGCGCGCGCCGGTCTCCCAGCCCTTCTACCAGGCGTCCAAGAAGCAGCCGATGGACATCGCGCTGCGCCGCCGGTTCGGCTACACGGGCGGGGAGTTGACGGCGTACGAGGACGAGCACCTCACCGACCCGGGCGAGGGCGAGCGGACCAGCAGGCTGCTCCAGTCGGAGATCGAGCGCCCGCGCGTCGGCCCGATGCGGGACATCGTGGCGACGATCCAGCCGGAGCAGGACGAGATCGTGCGGGCCGGGGTCGGCGGCACGGTGTGTGTCCAGGGGGCGCCGGGTACCGGGAAGACCGCGGTGGGCCTGCACCGGATCGCGTATCTGCTGTACGCGCACCGGGAGCGGCTGGCCCGCACCGGCACGCTGGTGATCGGGCCGAACCGGTCCTTCCTCCAGTACATCGAGCAGGTGCTGCCCGCCCTGGGCGAGTTGCAGGTCAAGCAGGCCACGGTCGACGACCTGGTGGCGCGCGAGGGCGTCACGGTGCGCGGCGCGGACGACGCCGAGGCGGCCCGGATCAAGGGCGACGCGCGGATGGCGGAGGTGCTGCGGCGGGCGGTGCGGTCGCATGTGGCGATGCCGGTGGAACCGGTGGTCGTGGTGCGCGGCTCACGCCGCTGGCGGGTTCCGGCGTACGAGTTGGAGGAGATGGTCGGCGAGCTGCTCGCCCGCGACATCCGGTACGGAGCGGCCCGTGAGGCGCTGCCGCAGCGGATCGCGCACGCCGTGCTGTCGCGGATGGAGCAGGCGGGCGAGGCACCCGACGACCGGGTGCAGGACGCCGTGGCGCGCAACGCGGCGGTGAAGGCCGCGGTCAAGGAGATCTGGCCGCAGGTCGATCCGGCCAAGCTGGTGCTACGGCTGCTGTCGGACGCGGACTTCCTGGCGGAGCACGCGGAGGGCCTGCTGTCCGCCGACGAGCAGAAGGCGATCGTCTGGGCCAAGCCCGCCCGGAGCGTGAAGTCGGCGAAGTGGTCGGCGGCCGACGCGGTTCTGATCGACGAGGCCGCCGACCTGGTCCAGCGCACGCCGTCGCTGGGCCATGTGGTGCTGGACGAGGCGCAGGATCTGTCGCCGATGCAGTACCGGGCGGTGGGCCGCCGCTGTACGACGGGTTCGGCGACGATCCTCGGCGACCTGGCGCAGGGCACCACGCCGTGGGCCACGGACAGTTGGGAGCAGGCGCTGTCCCATCTGGGCAAGCCGGAGGGCCTGGTCGAGGAGCTGACCCAGGGCTTCCGGGTGCCGCGCGAGGTGATCGCGTACGCGTCGCGGCTGCTGCCCGCCATCGCGCCGGGCCTGCGGGAGGCGACGTCGATCCGCGAGGCGGCGGGCGACTTCTCGGTCCGGGCGGTGGCCGTGGCGGCGCTGGACGCGGAGGTGGTGGCGGCGTGCCGCCGGGCTCTGGCGCACGAGGGCTCGATCGGTCTGATCGCGGCGGACGCGCGGATTCCGGCCCTGGCGGAGGCGCTGGCGGAGGCGGGGCTGCCGTATCTGGCCCCGGGCGAGGAGACGACGGCCGACTCGCGGCTGACGCTGGTCCCGGCGACGCTGGCGAAGGGGCTTGAGTACGACTACGTGGTGCTGGACGAGCCCGCGGCCGTGGTCGACGGCGAACCGGACGAACGGACCGGGCTGCGGCGGCTGTACGTGGCGCTGACGCGGGCGGTGTCGGGGCTGGCGGTGGTGCACGCGGCACCGCTGCCGGAGCGGCTCGCCTAG
- a CDS encoding HAD family hydrolase, with translation MARMAALPLTVGFDLDMTLIDSRPGIKAAYEELSARTGTFIDADLAVTRLGPPLEQELAYWFPEERIEETGELYRSLYPRYAIDPTPAMPGAREAVAAVQAIGGRAIVVTAKHEPNAKLHLAHLGMEPDAVIGWLWAEAKAEALREHEAAVYVGDHTGDVRGARTAGALSVALPTGPCGAEELRAAGADVVLPDLTAFPGWLEQYVAQRTC, from the coding sequence ATGGCCCGCATGGCTGCGCTTCCCCTGACGGTCGGCTTCGACCTCGACATGACCCTTATCGACTCACGTCCCGGCATCAAGGCGGCGTACGAGGAGCTCTCGGCGCGGACGGGCACGTTCATCGACGCGGATCTGGCCGTCACCCGGCTCGGCCCGCCGTTGGAGCAGGAGCTCGCGTACTGGTTCCCGGAGGAGCGGATCGAGGAGACGGGCGAGCTGTACCGGTCGCTGTACCCGCGCTACGCCATCGACCCCACCCCCGCCATGCCCGGCGCCCGCGAAGCCGTTGCCGCGGTCCAGGCGATAGGCGGGCGGGCGATCGTCGTCACGGCCAAGCACGAGCCGAACGCCAAGCTGCACCTGGCGCACCTGGGCATGGAGCCGGACGCCGTCATCGGGTGGCTGTGGGCGGAGGCCAAGGCGGAGGCGCTGCGGGAGCACGAGGCGGCGGTGTACGTCGGCGATCACACCGGGGACGTGCGCGGGGCGCGCACGGCGGGCGCGCTGTCGGTGGCGCTGCCGACCGGGCCGTGCGGTGCCGAGGAACTTCGGGCGGCCGGGGCCGACGTGGTGCTGCCCGATCTGACGGCGTTCCCGGGATGGCTGGAACAGTACGTCGCCCAGCGGACATGCTGA